In Esox lucius isolate fEsoLuc1 chromosome 6, fEsoLuc1.pri, whole genome shotgun sequence, the following proteins share a genomic window:
- the LOC105010594 gene encoding indoleamine 2,3-dioxygenase 2 isoform X1, producing MGNIESYTGAALVTDLDCFNLSERSGFVLEQPEIDLPEYYRVWMDLASNITPLIQSHQLRVLVDQMPVLSPYNLKGHRELRLAHLALGFLTMGYVWQEGQHLPAKTLPKSLALPYSLVSQRLGLPPILTYADSVLANWRLKDPTGAMEIGNLETLFSFPGGESCQGFFLVSLLVEKAASAGIKGAVSVMKAVATCDIISIQKGLYKVSQSLKKMRKIFELMHRHVDPTSFHGILRIFFSGWRDNPMLPDGLLYEGVGVKPIMLSGGSAAQSPSIQCFDALLGICHEDHAASFLRRMREYMLPSHRQLIETLSSGSPLRDFVLSCSRPSLCINYDSCVSALVNLRSYHLSVVARYITIPGHRARAMGCPFNGVCSALDDTGTGGSNTLPFLKSIRDSTRRALIAQPRHIT from the exons ATGGGAAACATAGAGAGCTACACTGGCGCGGCATTAGTGACTGACCTGGACTGTTTCAATCTGTCTGAGAGGTCTGGATTTGTCCTGGAGCAGCCAGAA ATAGACCTTCCGGAGTACTACCGGGTATGGATGGACTTAGCCAGCAACATCACACCCCTCATCCAATCACATCAGCTCCGAGTCCTGGTTGACCAG ATGCCTGTGCTGAGTCCCTATAACCTGAAGGGCCATCGGGAGCTGAGGCTGGCTCACCTCGCCCTTGGTTTCCTCACAATGGGCTACGTCTGGCAGGAGGGACAACACCTGCCCGCCAAG ACTCTGCCCAAATCCTTGGCTCTGCCCTACTCGCTGGTTTCTCAGAGACTAGGCCTGCCCCCCATCCTGACCTATGCAGACTCTGTTCTGGCGAATTGGAGACTCAAGGATCCTACAGG GGCAATGGAGATTGG GAACTTGGAAACCCTGTTCTCTTTTCCTGGCGGAGAAAGTTGTCAAGGGTTTTTCCTGGTTTCTCTCTTGGTGGAAAAGGCTGCTAGCGCAGGAATAAAG GGGGCAGTTTCAGTTATGAAggcagtggcaacctgtgacaTCATCAGCATACAAAAGGGCCTCTACAAAGTGAGCCAGTCTCTAAAGAagatgagaaaaatatttgaactcATGCACA GGCACGTGGACCCAACATCATTCCATGGAATTCTGAGAATATTTTTCTCAGG GTGGAGGGATAACCCCATGCTTCCAGATGGGCTGCTGTATGAGGGTGTGGGGGTGAAACCCATCATGTTGTCAGGTGGGAGCGCGGCACAGAGTCCCTCTATTCAGTGCTTTGATGCGCTTCTGGGTATCTGTCATGAGGACCATGCAG CGTCTTTCCTGAGGCGCATGCGAGAGTATATGCTGCCCTCCCACCGCCAGCTCATAGAGACACTGTCAAGCGGTTCCCCTCTACGTGACTTTGTCCTCTCCTGCTCGAGGCCCTCTCTCTGCATCAACTATGACTCCTGCGTGTCGGCGCTGGTGAACCTGCGGAGTTACCACCTCTCCGTTGTGGCCAGGTACATTACCATACCTGGTCATCGTGCCCGTGCCATGGGCTGTCCCTTCAACGGCGTTTGCTCAGCATTGGATGACACCGGCACAGGCGgctccaacacactgccatttcTAAAGAGCATCCGTGATTCAACCCGAAGGGCACTGATTGCACAGCCACGACACATCACATAA
- the LOC105010594 gene encoding indoleamine 2,3-dioxygenase 2 isoform X2, producing MGNIESYTGAALVTDLDCFNLSERSGFVLEQPEIDLPEYYRVWMDLASNITPLIQSHQLRVLVDQMPVLSPYNLKGHRELRLAHLALGFLTMGYVWQEGQHLPAKTLPKSLALPYSLVSQRLGLPPILTYADSVLANWRLKDPTGAMEIGCQGFFLVSLLVEKAASAGIKGAVSVMKAVATCDIISIQKGLYKVSQSLKKMRKIFELMHRHVDPTSFHGILRIFFSGWRDNPMLPDGLLYEGVGVKPIMLSGGSAAQSPSIQCFDALLGICHEDHAASFLRRMREYMLPSHRQLIETLSSGSPLRDFVLSCSRPSLCINYDSCVSALVNLRSYHLSVVARYITIPGHRARAMGCPFNGVCSALDDTGTGGSNTLPFLKSIRDSTRRALIAQPRHIT from the exons ATGGGAAACATAGAGAGCTACACTGGCGCGGCATTAGTGACTGACCTGGACTGTTTCAATCTGTCTGAGAGGTCTGGATTTGTCCTGGAGCAGCCAGAA ATAGACCTTCCGGAGTACTACCGGGTATGGATGGACTTAGCCAGCAACATCACACCCCTCATCCAATCACATCAGCTCCGAGTCCTGGTTGACCAG ATGCCTGTGCTGAGTCCCTATAACCTGAAGGGCCATCGGGAGCTGAGGCTGGCTCACCTCGCCCTTGGTTTCCTCACAATGGGCTACGTCTGGCAGGAGGGACAACACCTGCCCGCCAAG ACTCTGCCCAAATCCTTGGCTCTGCCCTACTCGCTGGTTTCTCAGAGACTAGGCCTGCCCCCCATCCTGACCTATGCAGACTCTGTTCTGGCGAATTGGAGACTCAAGGATCCTACAGG GGCAATGGAGATTGG TTGTCAAGGGTTTTTCCTGGTTTCTCTCTTGGTGGAAAAGGCTGCTAGCGCAGGAATAAAG GGGGCAGTTTCAGTTATGAAggcagtggcaacctgtgacaTCATCAGCATACAAAAGGGCCTCTACAAAGTGAGCCAGTCTCTAAAGAagatgagaaaaatatttgaactcATGCACA GGCACGTGGACCCAACATCATTCCATGGAATTCTGAGAATATTTTTCTCAGG GTGGAGGGATAACCCCATGCTTCCAGATGGGCTGCTGTATGAGGGTGTGGGGGTGAAACCCATCATGTTGTCAGGTGGGAGCGCGGCACAGAGTCCCTCTATTCAGTGCTTTGATGCGCTTCTGGGTATCTGTCATGAGGACCATGCAG CGTCTTTCCTGAGGCGCATGCGAGAGTATATGCTGCCCTCCCACCGCCAGCTCATAGAGACACTGTCAAGCGGTTCCCCTCTACGTGACTTTGTCCTCTCCTGCTCGAGGCCCTCTCTCTGCATCAACTATGACTCCTGCGTGTCGGCGCTGGTGAACCTGCGGAGTTACCACCTCTCCGTTGTGGCCAGGTACATTACCATACCTGGTCATCGTGCCCGTGCCATGGGCTGTCCCTTCAACGGCGTTTGCTCAGCATTGGATGACACCGGCACAGGCGgctccaacacactgccatttcTAAAGAGCATCCGTGATTCAACCCGAAGGGCACTGATTGCACAGCCACGACACATCACATAA